The sequence TACGTAgcacaattattaattctagcattttgatcaaaataaaaaatatatttattagtaaaaccattattttaaaagaatatttttttagtgcacttcatatatcatatttctcaacgttatgattaaaaaattaacaggattaaatcttatacattttacagATGCTGAAATCCATCTCTTGCAGTATCAGCGATATTTTGATTGCAGTGAATATGTTATACCTGGTTGTCGCGATATCGaataaacgaataaataaagaagTGGCGCGATTGCACCGCGATGCTATCGCGGACCAtgagaaaatacatttgttatcGTGATACTGTTTTGCGGGgggtttataatttttccgaCTCTTCGTCAAGATCCACGAGCTTTACGTAATGTGTTTACCTGTATATGATTCCCACGGTATTTGCGCAATTGATGACGCttgataaatgataataatatcagTGACGAGCAAGACGTAGACTCATAAAAGTCTCAAGATGCACTAACTACCCACGTATATGAAGATagtattactttatatttctatGTGCGCAccgattttatatataaggtAAGCGATCGCTGAAGTGATTCACTTTGAATTGAGGTGATACTGAGGTGAGGATACGAAAGCTTCTGGTGTAaaagtatttgtatattttcttcACATTTCTATACACTTTACAGAACAGAAATACTTTCAAGCAATCAATCAATATGAGAAAACTCATCGTACTTCTTTGTTTTGCGCTTCTGGCAATGACTTTAGTCATGGCCTGCAAAGGACCTGGAGTGATAGTAAGTGTTgcatatcatatttaaaattaatacgtacatactcatattttttattaattattttatatatttgtattataaaaataaataattaattataataaaagattactttataatttatttcaaaaatagtgcatcataattaatatttaaaaaaaattagttctatagagtttatatacatttcatttttatagatGATAAGGATACTAAGTTTGACAAACTGTTAACAGTATACTATTAAATTGCATTCGatacaagaaataatatttaatttacttgatgttgtttgtattttataacttacaattataattttatgtcaatgcttgatatattaaatattatatagtatattaaataGGCCTTCTCAACTTTAtcgatatattaaatatgttctaCAGCCAATgcacatttttattctaagttatttacaattaagcAGAATAAAAAACAGTGAAAAGAGATgtttcgtataaaatatttctttttgaatatttcaacTAGggaatataataagatttcagtattaattgttttgtgaacaattttaaaaatatgcaaatatggATCGAAAAATAACAACAAcgtattgaattaaataattaagttatgtAACACAAAAGACATtgtgcaaaattataattttttataattttttcagtgCGTAAGTGACGACGAATGTTGCGGAGGATTTGTCTGCAATCCATGGGCTGGTCGTTGCACTGGGGGACCTGGATCAGGAGGACCAGGAGGGATATGGGGACCTGAAGGGTCCCCAGGCCCGGATGTAGAATGGCCAGAAAAGAAATCTACTCAACAACCATAAATAACAGTTCGACCTGGATTTTGTTGTATAGAATTATGATATCTTGCATTTAACGTATAACTATGTGcgaatttattcaataattggaaatatatattgcttagtcattgaacaaaatattttttcgtgtTTTAATGACTAAGAtccttcttttttaaattgtaatcgACAGcaagagatagatagatagatggatagatagataaatagagagagacagagacagagagagagagagagagagagagagagaaacggagggagaaagaaagagagatttattataatgtgtaaaaataatttattttatgaaaataatatttattttattaaaataaaaatgtattcaaaTTCTCTTATGTTAGAAGCAAGAgatgtaatttattctaacgtaaattataaaaaaatgtaataatcaaCCGATGTACttgcaattaataaactaaaaattgtataacaatatcaaattatagTGTCTTTAATTCTcgttactaaaaattaatttaatgcataatgtaattgttacaatttattgtAAGATAAATATCCTTAATTTTCTCTGAAGAATGCTGttgcaatttaatacataatgtaCATTTGCTAGTAATAACATGATTTGCCTCTCATCTTATTTTGTATCTAGTAATAACACTATTTGCCTCTCATTTTACCTTGCATAACCAAGATCCaagatattctattaaaattgaaagtattagtaagtatgaaaaatttagcATTCCTGGATAAAGTACGtactttatattcaatatataaactttgtgagctaataaaaatataatttaataaaattaaagaaagagtattattattattatgtgtacaacagttataaaaatgcatttccataaatattaaatattatgtaaaatattataaaattattatattcaaaatgaggaaaaaaaaagtcgtCAATATTGACAAAACCATTCTGAAGCGGCATTTTCTTACTtcttggaaattaaatattgcattttattaatattaataaaaatataacttgtttagataattaaagaaataaaatagtcataattaatatatttatggcttattttttatgtaaaatctaaaaagagattttttagaaacaaaaataaaatttatattttttgcaaattgcaCAATGTGAATAATATGAAGTGAGTATATTACTGATAATATAAGATTAGTTTACATGTTTATAACATATCTTCaaactgttttatttatatttttctttttatttccacATAATGcgattttaaactaaaaattgtaatgtagtataaatacatttatcgataaaacaaattattagaaaatgttatcgCGGACAacgaaaaaatacatttgtaccGTGATACTACTTTGCGGGGGGTTTATAATTTTACCGACTCTGTCAAGATCAACATAGATTTTTACGTAATGTGTTTACCCTTATAATTCTCACGGTATTTGTGCAATTGATGACGCttgataaatgataataatatcagTGACGAATCTAAACAACTCATAAAAGTCTCAAGGTGTACCCACCCACGCATTTGAAGAGAGTATTGTTCTACCTTTCTACGTGCACACCGATTTTGTATATAAGGTAAGCGATCGCTGAAGTGATTCACTTTTAATTGAGAGATACTGAAGTGAGGATACGAAAATTTCTGGTGCAAAAGTATTTTCCTACTTtctcaacatttttatatactttatagaACAGGAGTTTTTCAAGCAATCAATCAATATgggaaaaattatcgtagtTCTTTGTTTCACGCTTCTGGCAATGACTTTAGTCATGGCCTGCAAAGGACCTGGAATGTCGGTAAGTGTTGcataatatcatatttaatattaacacgTACATActcacatttttaattaattattttatatatttgtattataaaaataactaaattaattataataaaaaatcactttataatttaaaaaatagtgcACCTTAactaatattcttaaaaaataattaattttatagagtatatatatatatacatttagttttcatagatataaataatcggtagatataaataataaggctgataagttttacaatttgtCAAAAGTACACTATtaaattgtcaatcaatacaAGAAATGGCATTTGATTTACTTGATGttgtttgtattttatatacttacaattataattttatgttaatgctCGGTAAATTAAAGCTGTTCTACAGCCactgtacatttttattctaagttatttataattaagcagaataaaaaaggtaaaaagagatattcgtataaaattttatcttttaaatatttcaagtacggaatataataagatttgaGTGTTAATTGTTTTgtgaacaattaaaaaaaaatatgcaaatgacataaatcaaaaaataacaaaagtgtattgaattcaataattaagttatgtaatacaaaaacattgtgcaaaattataattttgtgtaatttttttcagtgccaAAGTAGCAATGAATGTTGCGGAATGTTTGGCTGCAATTTATGGAGTAAAATGTGCACTGGAGGAAAACCTGCGGGAGTATATGGATCAGGTGCATGGGGTGGTCCAAGTAGCTGGGGTAATCCAGGTGCATGGGGTAGTCCAGGTGCATGGGGTGGTCCAGCTGGATGGGGAGGATGGGGACCAGGAGGGATATGGGGACCTGGAGGGGCCCCGGGTTCGGACGTAGAATGGCCAGCAAAAAAATCTACTCAACAACCATATTAAATGATAGTTCGACCTGGATTTTGTTGCACAAAATTATGATCTTGCACTTAACTTAAAACTATGTGCGAATTTGttcaataattgaaaatatatactgTTTAATCatcgtataaaatatttttcgtgtTTTAATGACTAAGATCCTTCTATCTTAAATTGTAATCGAGAGCgagaaagatatttaaaataatatgtaaaaataatttattttataaaaataatatttattttattaaaataaaaatgtattcaaataataataacatgaTTTGCCTCTCATCTTACTTTGCATATAGCAATAACATCATTTGCTCCTGATTTTACCTTGTATAgtcaaaatattctattagAATTGAAAGTATTAGTAAGTTCGAAAAACTTTGCACGCCTGGATAAAGCACGTACTTTACATTTAATGCGTAAACTTTATGCgctaatcaaaaataatttaacaaaattaaagaaacaatataattatcatgTACACAATAGTTAcagaaatgtattaaaaaatattattaaatattataaatattattaaatattggtaaatacaatgttataaaagtattgaaaatgtaaaaaaacgaaaatcgTCAATATTGACATAAATATCCTAAAGCGGCATTCTcttatttctcagaaattaaatattgtactttATTGCACTCTATTGGAAGCAATATtacactttattaatattaataaaaatataatttgtttagataattaaagaaataaaaattcataattaatataattatggtttattttctatataaaatctgctaaaaacagatttttttaaaagaaatattttgcatttttgcaaattgcacaatgtaaacaatataaagtaaatatatcactgataatatataagattattatacatgtagcaattcacattttatttatataaaaccgttttatttatatttttttcttttctattttcacataatgcaattttaaatataaaattacaatgtaatataaatatatttatcaataaaacaaattataagaaaataaaaatcatgaaaaaagTACAACATTATAAATccgtatattaaaaaattaatgattattaaagaattaattattacaaatttaaaaaatgctatgtataCCATCTAATAGGAGACACTttcttaacatattttaataattcataaattttaaattaaaaatattattaagtactaaaaaaattaattaataaaatattattaatgttctCTAATCTGtcattaacttttatatacatttctgtaaaaatttacataattataatctttttttaattttattcaattattttcttattaatatataattatcatacTTACATACACACAATGCACCACATgtcaagtttttaattattagattgatttaataattacattaattaattttgtatttattttttaacaattatttttttgtttaaatgttGCATACATTttcagataatatatattttttatctctatagGACctttttatactattattaatagaaaataaatgatactaaaagaatattttgctggtttatttcataaatccTATTTCAAAGTTACAAGTATatcttaaaaagataaaaaaaggcgccaagtatACGTGttcctaaaaaaataactgttgtgttattactttttgacaaataaaactCAAGtgatagtattattaaaaattagaaattaaaaattaaaattttaaaaataaataaacaaaacttaagtaattaattaataatcccATTTTGACAACAGTAATACAGATATTCTTGAACCTAAGCTTTATGACAATAGATGCACGAGGTGGTTGGCACAGTTGGCGCAAAACACTACCatatttcttgataaaattaacagaattaaatctcatatattttatagatgttGAAATCCATCTCTCGCAGTATCagtgatatttttattgcagtGAATATGTTGTGACTAGTTGTCGCGAAATCGAATGACTAAAGAAGTGACGCGATTGTATCACGGTGCTATTGCATACTAAAGGCTTTTATTGTCGTGATATTGTTTTGTAggcaatttataatattttcaagtcTTTGTTATGATTCGCATGCTTCACATAATGAATGTATCCTCATGATTTTTACGATGTGCGCAATTGATGAAGCATGATAAAcggcaataatgtcatgtgacGAACATAAGCAATGTAGACCCATAAAAAGTCTTAAGGTGCACTAAGCGTCCACatatttaaagagattatcGTTCTATATTACTATGTGTACACCGAATCTGTATATAAGCCAAGCAATCACCGAAATGATTCACTTTGTACCAAGCTGACTACAGGTAAGGATACGAAAGCTATATTTCTagtgcaaaaatatttctcattttctcaatattttcatatattgtataaaacagGAATTTCTCAATCAAAATGGGAAAACTCATCGTGTTTCTTTGCTTTGCTCTTCTCGCAATGACATTAGTCATGGGTTGCTCACCTCCCGGGGCGGTGGTAAGTtccataatattatatatcaaattttaatatgcacATCCTCGAATTTCTCTTAATAAttctcttaataataattcctatgtaatttatgttttttatacgaCATGAAagataataagttttataaattttcgaaagtataatcaatataagaaccataaataacatttaatttatttgttagttATACTTTAGTTATACTTTATGTATTTGTAATGTGTAtgcaattttatgttaatttgatattaaacatattctCTAGACATTACACttctttaatgttaattattggaataagtaaaaaaattaaaagatatttttatataaagtgttttgaaatagtaattataacaAGTTGTgagtaataattacaattttataaatatatggcTAATatgaattgaataaaaattataaaagtgcattgaattaaataattaggttacgtaatataaaaaagttgtccaagattatattttcgtgtaatttttatcagtGCGGAAGTGGTGTCGGGGATGGGACATGTTGCGAGCCATTTGAGTGCACTGAATTGTTGAATCCATGGATTCGTCCTCGTTGCATTTGGCCAAAATGGGGATCAGGAAAACCATGGGGACCATGGGGACGATGGGGACCTGATAAACCCGGCGAGGAAGTAGAATGGCCAGCAAAGAAAGAATCTACTGAATAATTATACACGATATCTCCTAAACTTCGTTGCATGGACTTCGTTGCAACAATGATTTAATCTTGCATCtcaattaaaatggaaaatatctttaaaaatatgtaagaatttatatgataattgaaaatatatacttgTTTAGTTGTTACAGCCAAATATTTATCGTGTCTTAATGATTAAGAACCCTTATttcctaattaattaaattacaattaatttgtaagCAGAAATAGTTTATTCTGTGatgatatttatttcgtaaaacTAAGAACATATTCAGGttcttttaaagaaagaatatatactTTCTGATAAAAATCATCATAAAATAGACAGCTGTGATAGTCAACTTAtgtataattgataaataaaaaattgtatgtttaaattataataaccttaattcttaatatttaaaacttagtgtaaaatatagttattgTAACAAAAGTATAGTCATTTGCAGCgagataaatttctattttaatttctccCGGAGTATGCTGTTGCAACTGAATACATAATGTACGtttgcttaaaatatttagcaataaCTCATCTTATCTTGAATAACCAACGGCAATATTCCGTTAGAAtcgaaagtattaaaaaactattattaaaagtttattactcaaaatgagtaaaaataataacttttacttCTTTGACAagaactttttcaaaattataacagTAATCTCTATATTCGAATCATTTGAAATGTCCATAAAAgacttaatattaatataaaatatttttttaattaatgcacaTTCTTTGATGCAATTGCTTTATGATAAAACAGAATAATGACAAAGCAGTATATACAAttcttataacttaattattatattatattatttaatcctatataaatatatcaattattgttAAAGATTCTAATGTCAACAAAATGAAACAAAGTAAGAAGCTACAATGAAATACGAACTACTTACAGTCATGATTAATAATTCAAGTAAAGAAGCAAAAATAACTTCGTAATAGTCTTCCAAAAccaatattttcatttgtatGATGTAGTGGtatatttccaatatttttgatttacaCAAGTGcaatattaagtataaataccGTTCGAGGATCAAAAATCGATCAGTTGCGATCCCATCATACGCCGATCTGAACAACTAATCTGTTctccttaaaaaaaaggtaagtttatttattcatataattttcagaaataaaagttaagagtttaaattattaatagattaatatttttataaaattctctctctcgctatAAACaaacacatatacatatatatatatatatatttcttatttaattaatttcatcatataaatatatattcacacaaaattattacaattatgattttgtaataacattatcaaaatattatatgtatgtatcaaattgcattatataagaattgtggaattacagaaaatattgGCAAGATGAAGTTCGttatttttaccatttttattatgattgcTATGGCTATGGCTGCTCCCCAAGCAGACCAGAAGACATTTGCTAGGCCCTCCTGCATAGCTATGACTCTCCCTGTATGTATTTTGATcgcatttatgtatataacaaacacttatttttctatatattataaacttatattaaacattaaacatatagataaaagagaagataaataaacttagagttaataaattataaattcatatttttacattattctacatatatatttattatatgtattaagagataaatatatttaaatattatcattccacatcttcaatattatttaatgttaacttttaatactaataatattaaaaacatatctctaatatattatattatgaatattttagtgTAGACAAACTAGTCAATGCTGTCGTGGTCTGATGTGTCAGCCACATGCTAACATATGTGTGCCACAACCAAACCCGGATGAAAACGATACCAGACCTGAAGGACCAAAAATGCCATACTAATATGAATCaaggttttttttatatacgacTACGgcactattttttttcatatatatgtataatagaaaaagaagatatcttttatgttatataagtTCTATGTtacatataacattaaataaaaacattctatAGCTACCaatattcttttctaattcttaCATTACCACTGTATATATGTGAGataatttactataatttattataatacaatcgcataatacaataattattcgaTTCTAATGTCATGTCTCATAATTGCAATGtgaatataatacttttaatttcattgaatttattttctgtaggtttataatatatgtataatatgagcacgcagaaaataaaatctcatgtaaatattattaatcggATAGAagttaataaaactaatttctttgctaatttaattaagcaaaATGTGAAAAC is a genomic window of Monomorium pharaonis isolate MP-MQ-018 chromosome 7, ASM1337386v2, whole genome shotgun sequence containing:
- the LOC114255738 gene encoding uncharacterized protein LOC114255738, whose protein sequence is MGKLIVFLCFALLAMTLVMGCSPPGAVCGSGVGDGTCCEPFECTELLNPWIRPRCIWPKWGSGKPWGPWGRWGPDKPGEEVEWPAKKESTE
- the LOC114255739 gene encoding uncharacterized protein LOC114255739; this translates as MRKLIVLLCFALLAMTLVMACKGPGVICVSDDECCGGFVCNPWAGRCTGGPGSGGPGGIWGPEGSPGPDVEWPEKKSTQQP
- the LOC105834124 gene encoding transcription elongation factor SPT5, yielding MGKIIVVLCFTLLAMTLVMACKGPGMSCQSSNECCGMFGCNLWSKMCTGGKPAGVYGSGAWGGPSSWGNPGAWGSPGAWGGPAGWGGWGPGGIWGPGGAPGSDVEWPAKKSTQQPY